DNA sequence from the Lycium barbarum isolate Lr01 chromosome 5, ASM1917538v2, whole genome shotgun sequence genome:
CAGCCTGTTTTTCTGTTATGTTCTTTATGTTTCATATGCTTATCTTCAACTTAGTTAAAGCTGACAGTAAATCTTGTCCAAAAGAGTTCAATTGTGGAAGACTTGGTAACATGAGTTATCCTTTTTCAGAATTCAAGAAACCTCATTGTGGATTATCCAAGATTGATTGTAACAACACTCTTCAACATCCAAAAGTTGAGCTTGAGGGATTGTCTTATAATGCTTACAAAAAGTGGCTATGGGTTAATGGTATCGATCTTTCGGACTCTATTCTTGAAGGTTATTTGGCTAACAGAAGTTGCAAATCCTTTGAAAGGAACTTATCTTTTCCCAATACTCCTGTTTCATTTGGAGTTTACAACAATATCACCTTGTTTAAGTGCATGAATGTTAGTGAGGAGATAACTGATTATTTTCGACATTATGAGAACTACTCAAATTGTGATGGCTTTAGCATATACTATCATAAACCAAGAACAGATGGAAGACATAATATTCCAGCTGATCTTCCTGCAAATTGCTTGATTATTCGATTGCCTTTGAAGTATCTTTCATCGTCAGAACCGATTCCTAATGATTTGTTCGACCTGTTAACTTCTAATTTCACATTAGATTGGGAAGTGTCTAAAGATTGTTCCAAGTGTATCTATAGAGAAGGGCAATGCCAAAGTGACAGCAAAAATGACTTCTTTTGCTCCAAAGGTATTGGCATATAAGATACTTGTTTGTTATCTGTTTAGACCTTATTTCAATCTTGGAATGATTTGAATGTCTGTTATTTGGTACCTTATGGTAATTTGGATGAATGTACTTTCGTATCAGTCTTATTATGACTAATTAAACTATCATTTGTGTGTTCTTGCAGCAGCAAAAAGAAATTTAGGACTGATTCTAGGCACAGGTACTTGTCTAATCAATAACTTTTATGTGTAACCCTATATTGCTCGGAGTTTCCAAAAATGACGATGAGTGCGTGTCCGATCCTCGAAAACTAGTGattttttggaggatccgacacgggtttGGGAGCATTTTTGGAGAGTACGAGCAACATAGCTGTGTAACTGGACTTGCACAGAAATCTCCTATTGTTCCTCAAACTTAGAATTCTTTGATACGTTAAAGGGTATTATACATCCATTTCAATGCCGACCCCATTTTGTGGAATTTCACTTGGTATGTTGATGATGTTCAATGCCACAATTGTAAAATGTAACCTGTTTAATATCTCATTCTGCTCTGCAGTGCTTGGTGGTTTATTTTTTATCATAGCAACCAGCATAGTGATCTTTATAATATGCTGTTGCAAGAAGGATAATAGAAGTTTTTCAAACATTCTTCCAAGAAGCACCCCTTCGGAGCCCTCAACACAAAGCTACGAGTTAGACAACGGGTTCTTTGGGGTTCCCGTCTTCTCTTATGCTGAACTTCAACAAGCTACTATGAATTTTGATTCCTCCCGAGAGCTCGGGGATGGAGGATATGGAACAGTGTATTATGGTGAGACACCTTATAGAAGCAATCATCAATTTTGTTGAAGTGTGTGAcaatctcatctaaaagcttaagctttTAGAGAGAGCACACTTTAATTTAATATATATCCTCACCAAATTCTATAAAGCAGGTGCCTAGCCatcacttttcttcttttttttgtagATTCTAATTCTTGTATGCCACAAAACTAGGGAAACTTCAGGATGGGAGAGAAGTTGCGGTAAAACGCCTCTACGACCACAATGCTAGGAGAAAGGAGCAGTTTGTAACTGAGATTGAAATCCTAACAAGGCTCAGGCACAAAAATCTTGTCACTCTTTATGGTTGCACGTCTAAACTCAGCGATCAACTCCTACTTGTTTACGAATATGTCCCTAATGGAACGATTGCTGATCACTTGCACGGTCATAAGGCGAATGATTGCTCGCTCACATGGCCAATCCGCATGAAAATTGCTATTGAAGCTGCTAGTGCTCTGGCTTATCTGCATGCTTCTGATATAATCCACCGCGATGTGAAGAGTAACAACATACTACTTGACCAAAACTTCTGTGTCAAAGTGGGAGATTTTGGACTTTCAAGACCTCATCCGACTGATATTTCACACATATCGACTGCACCTCAGGGTACCCCTGGATACGTCGATCCAAAGTACCACGAATGTTACCAGCTTACCGATAAAAGTGATGTTTATAGCTTTGGGGTAGTCCTCGTTGAGCTGATATCGTCCATGCCTGCAGTGGATTTCAGTAGACATAATGAAGAGATTAATTTGTCTAACTATGCAATTAACAGGATTTTAAGGTGTGCATTCAACGAGTTGATAGACCGGACTCTTGGTTTTCAGTCAGATGCAGAAGTTAGGAGGATGACTACTTCAGTAGCCGAGCTATCGTTTCGATGCTTGCAATTTGACAAGGACATGAGGCCTACTATGGTTGAAGTACTAGAAACATTGGAAGAGATTCAAAATGGTGAGTTTAAAGATGATAAGAAAAGGGAGGGTAATGGAAACACTAAAGAGAGTGTACAAGTCCCTCTTTCACCTGAATCAGAAGTAGATGTATTATTGaagaaacttaacaagtttccaacttcacCAAATTCTGTAACTCAAGCGTGGATTAGTGGCTCTAGTATAAGTACCACTAGTACGTGAGATTCAtatgcttttttttctttttttcttttggtttccTAGTTCACGTTGATAAGCAGAAATACACAGAAAATTGAGCAAATCCATAACATTAACTGAATATTATTGGGTACCTGTTTCATGCTCGTTTGTTCTGGTTGTTGCCTCTAGTCTCTTGCTCGTATTAAGCCCAGCCTTACTATAAGTTGGTAGCGGCACTGGGTGAACAGTCTATCCGTCCTTAAATGGTATAACCAACCATTCTAGAGGAACAGTTGGTTTAGTAATTTCTAGCCTTCATCTATCTGGTGTCTCATCCAATTTAGATGGGACCTAGAAATTCAGAGGTGGAGTCAGGATTTTCAGTTTATGGGTTATGAATTCTAATCAACTTACTCAGTTCTGGATAAATTATTTACACATATTAAGTAGATTTTTAACACAGATATAGTATTTGAGACAAAGCTATTTGGTTCTGCCGAACCCGTTAGTCGaactgtagctccgcccctgcctcGAATGACTACGCACATATCACCTCTATTTGTGTGATCTGTTTAGTGACAGCATTCCACATACTGCCTGTCAAAATATTTCCTATTCTGAACAGCTCATTCAAAAAGCACCATAGAGTCCATTTCTTTATGAATGGCATGAATAGATAGATCTGATGCAGTTCTTGAAAATGAGACACCCAATGCAATTCTAGAGTATACTTGGTGAGGATAATTTGATCAATGCAATAGAAAAGATGAGCGATTGGATGAAGTTCCTAGAGGGTAAATTTGCACTAAACATATTAGTTGGCGGAGCCGGgattttcaaaatataaaaaagtaaacatgtGAAAAAGTCACGGGCTTTAACATCTATTATAACATCCATAAAAAAGAATTTGACCTCGTATATATGGTGTAATTTTCAAAGCCAAGGGGGATTCGGATGAACCCTTTGCACCCCCaacccccccctcccccccccctccccacacCCCCAGCTCTGCAAAGTGCAAAGTGAGGAGGCTGCATTTTCTCCCTCATAGGCTTCACTAGAAAAATTGCATTGACCAAAGACCAGCTGCAATAATAAGAGAGAAAATTAGATAGAGAAACTATATTATGGAGTTCAAGAATTCCACTAATCTAGATTTAGAATGGTCTAAGTTGGTCTTAAGAAGTCCATCTCATTAAATGACTCAATTTCTACAGTTTAGGAGTAATTTGACTAGATTTATTGAGTTTGGTTTTTTAAAACTGAAAGAAATTTTAAACTAAAAATGCAAGTCTAATATAATCAAAATAGCAGTAAACCACATTAGGTTGAATTTTATATATAATGAGAATTGTTTTTGCATCTGATGAATTTGGAGTGCCTCAAAGTTAAAATTTAGAATGATGTCGAAAGAAGTAAAATAATTCAAAAAGGAAATACAGTAAATAGAAACTTTTGGTTCGAAAACAATTTTCTGAAAAAGCTACAATATGTGGTcatatcagtgttttaaaaggttgTTTCAGGACTCGCAGGGCGAGGCACTGGTAAAATGCCTTGGGGCTCACGTGCGGGGTTTAGTTCCTGTGGGGCTTACGCCTTAAGCGCCCAACTGTACTctctaaacacgcctaacgcccaacgctcggggctcgcctaacagttcttagaaaaattatatgttaaattcgttaattaaaataattgaccctcataattctttaacaaatgaataatacttaatagtttttcatctatagaaataagaagattgggtgtaactcaaataATAAGTCGtaatattgcatatttactatttgagaacatcaTGAGGGTgaatattgtcacaccccatttttacccggaggttaaaattagagtacgacgtattggagattcctatttttgtttatttatgttaaggagtcgccacctaattatttatggtgaattaggacacctaaagtttattaaagttgtgtttaaagttaactctgttaaagatctgcgaaacttaagattctaggtaagggttcaattagtctaaagggaaggtattaggcatcctttaagacccattaataatggttaaccgaccggacttataatttgTTAGgcttaagtgtaaatatagtattttaaatattttaagaaaatatcttgaaagtattgctaaggccttaaatagtaatgttattcacaaaataagatttgtaggaAATAGGATCATTTGCCTGtgaataatagccttttaaaCGGTAATTTGACAAAAGTGATCTTTGAGTAAAAAcgatattatatgaatatgatggtataGAAATGCTTGGACTTATGTTCTTCAATATGATGAAAAGGGCCATGAAtttcattctatttttttt
Encoded proteins:
- the LOC132641719 gene encoding LEAF RUST 10 DISEASE-RESISTANCE LOCUS RECEPTOR-LIKE PROTEIN KINASE-like 1.1 isoform X2, with protein sequence MAAACFSVMFFMFHMLIFNLVKADSKSCPKEFNCGRLGNMSYPFSEFKKPHCGLSKIDCNNTLQHPKVELEGLSYNAYKKWLWVNGIDLSDSILEGYLANRSCKSFERNLSFPNTPVSFGVYNNITLFKCMNVSEEITDYFRHYENYSNCDGFSIYYHKPRTDGRHNIPADLPANCLIIRLPLKYLSSSEPIPNDLFDLLTSNFTLDWEVSKDCSKCIYREGQCQSDSKNDFFCSKAKRNLGLILGTVLGGLFFIIATSIVIFIICCCKKDNRSFSNILPRSTPSEPSTQSYELDNGFFGVPVFSYAELQQATMNFDSSRELGDGGYGTVYYGKLQDGREVAVKRLYDHNARRKEQFVTEIEILTRLRHKNLVTLYGCTSKLSDQLLLVYEYVPNGTIADHLHGHKANDCSLTWPIRMKIAIEAASALAYLHASDIIHRDVKSNNILLDQNFCVKVGDFGLSRPHPTDISHISTAPQGTPGYVDPKYHECYQLTDKSDVYSFGVVLVELISSMPAVDFSRHNEEINLSNYAINRILRCAFNELIDRTLGFQSDAEVRRMTTSVAELSFRCLQFDKDMRPTMVEVLETLEEIQNGEFKDDKKREGNGNTKESVQVPLSPESEVDVLLKKLNKFPTSPNSVTQAWISGSSISTTST
- the LOC132641719 gene encoding LEAF RUST 10 DISEASE-RESISTANCE LOCUS RECEPTOR-LIKE PROTEIN KINASE-like 1.1 isoform X1 encodes the protein MAAACFSVMFFMFHMLIFNLVKADSKSCPKEFNCGRLGNMSYPFSEFKKPHCGLSKIDCNNTLQHPKVELEGLSYNAYKKWLWVNGIDLSDSILEGYLANRSCKSFERNLSFPNTPVSFGVYNNITLFKCMNVSEEITDYFRHYENYSNCDGFSIYYHKPRTDGRHNIPADLPANCLIIRLPLKYLSSSEPIPNDLFDLLTSNFTLDWEVSKDCSKCIYREGQCQSDSKNDFFCSKAAKRNLGLILGTVLGGLFFIIATSIVIFIICCCKKDNRSFSNILPRSTPSEPSTQSYELDNGFFGVPVFSYAELQQATMNFDSSRELGDGGYGTVYYGKLQDGREVAVKRLYDHNARRKEQFVTEIEILTRLRHKNLVTLYGCTSKLSDQLLLVYEYVPNGTIADHLHGHKANDCSLTWPIRMKIAIEAASALAYLHASDIIHRDVKSNNILLDQNFCVKVGDFGLSRPHPTDISHISTAPQGTPGYVDPKYHECYQLTDKSDVYSFGVVLVELISSMPAVDFSRHNEEINLSNYAINRILRCAFNELIDRTLGFQSDAEVRRMTTSVAELSFRCLQFDKDMRPTMVEVLETLEEIQNGEFKDDKKREGNGNTKESVQVPLSPESEVDVLLKKLNKFPTSPNSVTQAWISGSSISTTST